From the Bradyrhizobium ontarionense genome, the window CATAATGGCAGACATAGATCTTTCGCACTGTCTCGATCGTTCGCCAGACGCCGACAAAGCCAGGCTTCATCACAAAGCTGTCGCCGGCGCGGTACGTCTTCGTCTCACCACCCTTTTCCTCAATTTCGATGACACCCGAAATGATGTGGCAGAACTCGAAGGTGGTGCCCTTGATGGAATGGGTCTCGCCGGGCGTTGCTTCCCAGACGCCGGTTAGCACCTTCTCCCCTTTCGAGGCGTCCTGCGCCCAGGTCTTGAAGGATGGATCGCCCGAAATGAGCCGTTCCGGAGCAGGCAGTGCGGTCTTCGGAGCGAAGTCGGGACTGGTGTCGATGGTGATCAGAAGTGACATTGCATCTTTCCTTGTCAGTAGCCGAGTGCTCGATCGACGAGGCCGATCGGGCTTCTTCCGGCGCGGTGCCGACGGATGTTTTCAACGACGGATTGTGCTGCCGTATGCGGTTGCGTCACGGACGCGATATGCGGCGTTATGATCACCTTCGGATGGGACCAGAGTGCGTGGCTTTCCGGCAGCGGCTCGGGATCGGTAACGTCCAGCATGGCCGCTGCCAGGCGGCCGCTGTCGAGAGCCTCGATCAGTGCGCCTTGGTCAAGCTGCGGCCCGCGGCCAACATGCAGTAACCTCGCTCCCACTGGCAAAAAGGAGAAAAGCCTTGCGTTCAGGATGCCGCTTGTTTGCTCCGTCAGGGGCAGAAGGCAGACGAGGATATCCGTTCCTCGCAGGAAACTGCCGAGCTGATCGGCTCCATGGAAGCAGGTGACACCCTCCACCACCTTTTTGCTGCGGCTCCACGCGGCAAGGGGAAATCGAAACGGCTTCAAGCGGTCGATCGCAGCTTGCGCCAGCATCCCAAGGCCCAGGAAGCCCACACGCCGATCGGTGGCCTGGGAGGTTGCAAGAGCTTGCCAAAGGCTCCTTCTCTGCTGCTCCCGATATGCAAGCATCTCGCGATGCAGCGTCAGCACGCCAAGAACGACGTATTCCTGCATCATGCGTATGATGCCATCCTCGACCATGCGCACGAGCTTCACGTGGCCTGGTATGGTCTCGGGCTTGAACTGATCAACTCCCGCACCGAGGGAAAAGAGCACTTCCAGATTACGAAAGCGCGAGACATCGTCCGGCACGTTCCAGGTCAGCAGGTACCGTACCTTTTCCGGGTCGATACGTTCGCTACAATGGTAGAATTCCAGATCGGGGAGTTCGCGGGCGAAGACCTCGCGGAAGACTGCCCCCCTGGCAGCATCGGAATTGAAAAGAAACGCCATCGATGCACCCGTCTCATGTCACGCGGAGAACTGCGCCCACAGATGCGCAGTCATTCTTTGGCACGCGGAGGCTCCGCTCCCTTCGGGCTCGCCCGCCGGCGGGACATCCGTTTGTCCGAAAAGAGTGCCGTCCCCACCTCGCGCCGCACAACCCTGACCACCAGATTGGACCGATCGCCCTCAGGGCCTGGAATGATTGCTATCTCGGCTCCCGCTGCCTGGCAGTCCCCTCGTACCCGGTCGACAAATGCCTCGTCTGGCGTGTCGACGACGCTGGGAAAGGTGACCAGCCTCGCGAGAATTTCTTGAGCATTCATTCCGGCCCACTCTGCCTGCGCAATTGCCGAACATCGAGAGGGTAGCTGCAACCAGGAGCTTTCCCTGCCGAATCGCGTTGCAGTACGGGCTGAAGATTTCGAAAACGCGCCCCAAACAGGCAAAAACTGCTGGGCTTTTGTGCGATACTGCAGCGACCACGTCTGCTGCCGAATTGCGGCGGAGGACAAAGGGCTCGATGTGCCGAAAAGCGTGGCATCGGGCGAAGGAACGGATGAGCTCAAATGGGACGAACGGTACGCGTGAAGTCCTTTGAACTGGCTGCAAGGGACATCAACGAAGTCGACGTGAAGCTGCTCCACGCTCTCTCGATCGCGGTTGGCTGGCCGCATCGGCCCAAGGATTGGGATTTCCTGCGCCGCGCAGGTCAAGGCATCGTCGCTGTTGATGGCATCGGGCGCGTTTTCGGAAGCGCGATGTGGTTCCCGCACGGACGCGGATTTGCGACCGTCGGCCTGGTGATCACATCGCCGCGCACCCAGGCCCAGGGGACTGGCCGCTGGCTCATGCAGCAGGTGTTTGAGCGCTGCGGCGATCGGAATTTGACCCTGAACTCGACCGACGCCGCCTATCATCTTTACCTTTCGCTGGGCTTTACGAAGGAAGCGGTCGTGTATCTGTGGCAGGGCGAGGTCTTATCGTCCCTCCCCGCGCTCCCAGTTCTGGACGGCGAATTGAGGTCGCTGTCAGCCGAGCATGTTGAAGACATCGCAGCGCTGGATGAGCGCGCGTTCGGAACAAGCCGACACAAGCTGCTTGCCTTGCTGTCAGAGCGCGCCTCGATCTACGTTCTGAGCCGCGGCGGCGAGATCGTCGGTTACTCCATGAGCCGCGAATTCGGGCGCGGTCATGTGATCGGTCCCGTCGTCGCCAGCAATGACCGTGACGCGATCCATCTCACCGCCGTGCATCTTAAGGAGCTCGCGGGACGGTTCGCACGCATCGATACGCGAGAGCAGACGGGTCTCTTTGCCGACTTTCTTCAGCACAGCCGCCTCGCAATGAGTGACACCGTCACGACCATGTCCAAGGGACGGCGATTCCTGAACCGGAAGGAAAACGAGCCGTGGGTCTACGGATTGGCCGGTCACGCGTTGAGCTGAAGCATCCATCTCGCCGCTTGCGTCACTGACCGGGCAGGCTGGACAGGTCTCGACAGCGCCATCCCCAGCCCGGAACTCACCTTCCTGAGCCCGGTTCTAGCCATCGACGGCCTCACTCAAGCTGAGACGCTCGATTGCCTCCAGGTCGTGAATCGTGACAGACGTGTACTTTGTCGTCGCCATTCCATCCTGCTCCAGACTTTTAAGCAAGCGATTGATCGTTTGGCGGCCAACGCCGATCATCACGGCCAGATGCTCTTGGGACAAGCGAAGATCGATGACCAATCCCTTCTTGGTCCGTCGGCCGTGACGCTCTGCAAGCCGCCGCTGAGCGCCAGCGAAGCCATCGGCTCGCCGAACAATGGTGCCCGTTGAGCGCTTGGTCTTGGCATCTTCAAGCTTCGCTTCCAACTCGATCAGCTCGGCTTGTCGCAGTCTACGGAGATCATGGATGGTTAGCTTCGCATGCCGTTCGGTGGGCGTCATAGCGATGCCCTCCAGGATCAGGCGGAGCCAGATAGACTACGCTTGCCGCTGCCGAGAGCCTCGACATTGCGCGACCTGCCCACGAGCTCGTTCGGACGCTGTTGCCTGATGGACTGTTGTGGGACGTTCATTTCGTACCAAAAATTTGATTTCTGATGAAATCAACGGCCCCCGCGGACTTGGACGGATCAGGCGGCGGCGCATCGGCGCCAGACGGTTGCGCCGCCGATCGCGCGGTACGCGCGGCAAGATGCCCGGTCCGCCGATGGGCGTGCGCGAGGTTCTGCCCGTGTCGTTCGGAGGCATTGCTGACAGTGATCGTGATCTTTTTCGACAGCAGCGGCGGATCGAAGTTGAAGTGCATGCCGTCGCCTAGCACGAGCTGCAGCGTATGCTTCCCGGGAGGCAATTCGATCAGAGCCTCGGTCTCACCCGCACCGTAGTGCAGGTGCTTCCTGTCCTGCGGGATCGGTTCGCCCGGACTGATCGGTTCGTCGGCGTCGATCAGGAGATGATGATGACCACTGTTGCCAAAGCTGTCGCCGGCATGCGTAACCCCCATATTGCGGAGGCCGAAGCGGCACCGAAATGCGCCCTTTACAGTGTCGCCGTCGGTCGGCGAGACGAAATAAAGGTAAGCGTCCTTGGGCGCCGTCCTCCCCTGTCCCAACGCAAGGCTCGGCAACAGCACCAGCGCGGCGGCCAATACGACAGGTCCCAACTTCGAGACCTGCGCGATACAAAGTCGTTCCCCGGACTCCAGATCGAATAGCGGCGCTGAAAGCGCAGATTTCCCACCACTCATAACTTTCCAACTTGCAAAAATGAACTTCAACTAGACTACTCTAATTAGGCCACTCTAGAGTGAAAGAGCAACGCGGAATCCATGCGTCGGGTACCTGACGCGCGCATCATAGCGGTCGCGGCTGCCGCTGCGCACGTAACTCGCATCATTCTTCCATGCCCCGGAGCGAATGACGTGGACAAAGCTTTGCTCGTCAGTCCACGCCGAGCCATCGGACGGCGCGCCCTGATAGTTCTTGTGCCAGATGTCTGCGACCCACTGGTCGACGCAGCCGCCCATGTCGAACAAGCCAAAGGGATTGGCCTGGAAACTCCCGACCTTCATAAGTCGGACGGGCTCGCCGGTGTCGTTACATCCGTTGCAATTGGCCATACCGGGGCGCATCTGATCGCCCCACCAGAACTTCGCGGTCGCGCCACCGCGCGCGGCATATTCCCATTCGGCCTCGGTCGGAAGCCGAAACGGCTTGCCGACGACCCGCGAGAGCCACGCCAGATAGTCCCTGGTATCGTCGTAGCTGACATTCGTGACCGGGTTATCATCCGGACCGGTCGTGACGTCGGCGCATGCCTTGTCGGCCACGCACGCTTTCCACTCGCCAACGGTGACCGGGTATTTGCCGAGGGCAAACGGCTTGATCGTGACCCGATGGACCGGAAGCTCGGAGCTTTCCGCGCCGCCCATCGCGAACGTTCCACCGGGTATCATCACGATGTCAGGCAGGTGAATCTTCGACTCTTCCGTCGGTCCCGGAGCCGCATTCGAACCTACCGCGGGCGGGTCGCCCGCTGCGGTCGCGGCGCCTGCCGGCGACACTTGACGTTCGGGCGCCTCGTTCTGCGCGGCCTCCGCTGAGCGCGACGGCGTCGCAGCGTCCGAGGACGCATCCTGCAACGCCACGGTGCGCGGTGGAATCTCGACACTTGCGAGCCTTGCGAATGCCTCGGACGTCTCGACCGCCGGCGGCTGCGCAGCCGGCAGCAGTGGCGGCGCCGCCGGCGGCTGTCGAGTCAGCACGAACCAGCCGCCAGCGGCGGCGAGCACCAGTGCGACGAGGCCGGCCGCGGTTCGCGGCCGAACGAGCGGCTCGCGCTCCGCTAGCGCGGCTGCCGCACGAAGCCCGGAGGCCAGCCTGACGTGTCCATGCGCCTGCCAGATCTCAGCCCGGCTGCGCGCCTCCTCCGGAGAGTAGTGAGCGGTCGACACACCGGGGATACTGCAGACGATCCGTGCAGCCTCGCCGCCGTCAGGAGCCGTCGTCTCGACCTTGGCGGCATCGCACCGGGCGTCGAGCGATTGCTGCAGGGGTCGGCACATCATCAACAGCAGCCCGCCGGCGCCCTTGCTTCGGCGCTCCTGGATCTCCGGGCACGCGATCTGCTCATCGACATCGTGGAAGCTGGGCGGACGCAGCGCGTTCAACGCCACCCGCACGATGCGGCCGCACCGCTCACAAGGCACGGAATGGGTGACGGTGACGACCGACGGCGCGTCCTCATCCGACGCCGGCGCCCGGGTTTGCCTCAGGACGTCGATCCCGGTCATCGCAAGACAACCACCGGAGATCGGCCTCGCCGGTTCATTGTCCCCAGGCGGCAAACGCATCCTTGAATGCGCGCTCACCGTCCGCTCCCTTCTCGATCGCCAGAACCGCCCGGCTGCCGCCGCTATACACGATCGGAATGTCGATCCATTCCTTGCCCTTGAGTAGCAGAACGTTCCGCTTCGTGTCGACGTCACCGGCCGACAGTGCAATCATGAAAAACTCGGGCGTCACTTTCGCGGTCAGCGCCGACAATGGCGCGCCGCGTCCCGATTCCCTGGCCTTCATGCTCACGCCCTTCAAGCTATCGACACCGACGTGAGTCGGGTCGTCCGGCCAGTTGAACTTGACCTCCATGAGGTGGCTCGCCGGCATCTCGTTTTCGAGATTGGGGCGCAGCGACAGCGTCGCCTTCATCCGCTTGTCGATCTCGACATCTCCTTTGATCGATGCAGGGACCGACCCGGCGGCAGGCTCGACGTGCCAGGTCACCGTCCCGAGATAGCGCTTGCCGTGCGGATCTTGCGGATCCTCCTGATACAGCACGGCGTGCGACATGATCGCCTCAGCCGCGCCATCGCCGCCCGCCGCGCTCTTGCCGTTGGGCATCATTCGCTCCGCGGTGACCTTACGCGGCTCGGTGCCGGCTGCCAGCGCGGCAGCCGGCGAGGCTGCATTCCAGGACACCGGGAGTTGATTCAGGACCGCGTGCCAAGACGTCGTGATTCGATTGGCTGCCGGCTGCCAGTAGTAGATCGATGTAGCGACCATCATGACCGCGACGACTGCGGCGGCGGCCATGACGCGGCGGCGAAGCGAGCGGCGCGGCCGCTTCGCGATGTCATCAAGCCGCGGACGCCAGGGCGCCGAGAGCGGCGAATGATCAATGCCGGCAGGGCGCCGCACCGGCTCGGATGCGGGTCGCGTCTCCGTCTTCCCGGGCCTCTCCGCCTCGTTTGCGACAACGGTCACCGTGGCCGCAGCCGGCGCGTCGTCCAACGGCGACAATGCCGAATCCGCGAGGCGATCGGCGCCGTGGTGCGTCTCGTTCCCCGCAGCCGTGACCGACACGGCGGGCTGCAACCACGCTGGCGGTGCAGGCGCGGCGGCCGATGCGGCGGCGGCCGGCTCGTCATGCGCGGCACCGCGCGCCGACCCGCGCGCCTCGTTGCTCGGCGTGCTGCCACCCGTCCGATTGCTCAGCCAGTCCGGCGCCGGGCCCTCCATCGAGATGGTCGGCTCGTCGCGTTGCCCCCGCGAAGCACGAGCGAACGACAGGCTTTCGGCCACTGTGGCGATCTCATCCTCCAGCGAATAGGCGGGACGCGGCGCGGATGACATCGATGGCAGGTGTCCTTCCGCGGAGCCCGCGAGCGCGGATGCAGCCGGATACGCGCCGCCGGACGGTGCCTGCGGCTCCGCGGATTGCGGCCACGACGCGGTGGACGGAAGCGCGACCGGATCAACCCGGCGGGCGTGCTCCCGAAGCCTGATCATCCGGTCTGGAAACAGCAGCTTGACGAGATCGCAGAGCGCCGCGCCCGGCAGCAGGAACTGGCGGATCGCGACCGGAACACTGCGCAGAACGGCGTGCTCGATGGCTTCGATGCTGCGATCGGCTTGCTCGACGATCTCCCCTGTCCGCCGATCGTCCTCGATGACGACGACCTTGCGCCCCCTGAGCATCGCAGTGAGTTCGCGCAGGTCGGATTGCGAGGCATCGTCGATGACGACGAGATCGAACGCGCCCAGCCGCGCCGGCAACTGCTCGGCGACACGCCATGCCGGCATGAGCTGGCATGGGATCCCTTCATAGCAACTTTCAAGCGCCTCGCGCGCGACCTGACGCAGCCGGCACGCCGTGGGGCCGGAGCAGGTCGCGGCCATCTTTCGCAGCGTGATCATGAACACGGTGAGCGCCTGCCTCACGTTGCTGCTCGTGTTCTGCGCGAAGCCCAGATGCATCCTTGCAACGACCACCTGCTCGAGCAGCTCGCGCAGTCTCATCTCCAGTGCAACACGCTGGTCGGACAGATCGCGCAAGCGCTGATGCTGACCGACACCGTCGGTCTGTCGCATCAGCACCGCCCAATTCCAGGCCATGATCCAATCTGCAACGAGCACCGGATCGCCGCCCTCTTGATCCGCCGGCTCGCTTCGGATGCGCCGGGCGAACTCACCCGCCCCTGCTTCTGTCAACGTCCGGCAGACCTCGTCGAGCAGTTCGACATCCTGGCGCCGGTCGTGCAGCGCCTGCAGCCGGGAGCGAATGGCGATCCAGCGCTTCTCGATCTCGCGCGGGTCCACATCATCGCGGCCGATCTGCGAGAGCACGTCGGCCTCAACATCTGCTGCAAGCGCCCCGCAACCGCTAAACAGCTGGTTCAGCCGCGTGAGCTCCGAGCGCTGGTGGGCGAGGCGGCTGGCCGCATTCCTCACAGCAGCCGCAAGAGCGGTAAGTCTTCGGCCATCGCCGAGCAACTCGGCGACCTCGCCGTCCGGCATCGACAGCTTGGGGACGGTGGTCAGGACGTTGCGCTTGGCCAGCGCCGCCATTACGATCGCGACCTCAACGCATTTGATGATGCGCTCGTGACCGTGGAACGTGTGGGAGGATTCCGGCTCGGGCGTGGGCGCTCCGATTTCCGCCGCCAGCAATCGCCATCGGGCGTTGAGCGAATGCAGGTGACGCCGCCATGTGAGATAGTCGCGAACATGGCCCCAATCGGCCGCGGTCTTCGGCGCGAAGCCAGCCAGCGTGATCGCGTCCACGGTCTGCTTCAAGCCGCGTCCGGGCAGAGAGAACGTCGCGAAGGGCCTTTCTCCGACGGATAGCCGTTCGACGATCGTGAGCAGCTCCTGGTTGGCGAAGGCGTCCGCGGGCGTTTCCACCGGCCGGGCCAGGAAGCCAGCGCGCCGCGACAGCAGGGACGACGCATCCCGGGCAAAATCGACGAGCGCTGCGCCGTCGACGGAGGTCTCGTCGGCGTGGGCTCCGACCGGTGATAGCGCTGCGAGCCAGGGGTCGTCGGCAATGACCCGATGGGCAGCCGCCAGCGCGTCGAGATCGCCGGCGAGCTTGTCAGCCTCCTCCGACCCGAGCGTCGCGATCACATCGCGGGTAAGCCGGCTATCACGACTTTCCCCGTCCAGCCGCTCGGCGGTCGACTGCAGATCCTTGTGCAGACGCATCACTGTCGCGGCGTCGGGCAGACTAGCAATCTCCGGCAGATCGTCGTCAACGTATTTGAGATCGCCGGCCAGTCGCAACCGCGCCTGGCTGGCCTGATCGACCGCCGAAGCCAGCAGGTCTGTCTCGCTCAGAAATCGTGACGGCCGATCGGTGAACCAGGCATACGCATCGCGATCGGCGATCAACGTCGTCAGTGCGTCGGGCGGCAGATCGGAGGCACCCGACGAACGCGGCAGGCTGCGGCTGGCGATGTCGGCGACGTCGTCATCGAGGCGCGATATCTCGTAGCTGGTCGCGATGATGTCGCGCTCAAGCCGATTGATCTGTTCGGCCTGCGCGCGCAGGTCCATGGTGTCGACGATCGACAGCAGCCGGCTGACCACGGTCTCTGCGTGCTTCAATACCTGCTTGTCGGAGCCGGTCAGTTCGACCGTGAGCTCGCGGATGGCGCGGGGCAGCTTCTCGGACAGATGCGCGAGCGCAGACTCGTTGCGTGATACCACGAGGACGCGCAGGCCAAGCGCGAGATGGTGGCACACCAGATTGGCGATCGCGGCGGTCCGGTCGGGTCCGCGCGCACCTTGCACGACGAGGCCGTCCGAGCGCCGGAGTTGGCGCACGATCTCCATCTGGTCGGAGTTCGTCGGCAAGGGAAAGAACAGATCACCCTGATCGGCCGTGACCTGCGCAACCGGCGCGATATCGATGGGGTCGCCGATCACTCCGGACAGCCGCCGGCGCAGGCGATCCTTCGCCTCGTGGTCCGGAGCCCCAAGCAGAAGGTGAGCCAGCGCGTCCAGGCAGCACTCGCTCCCTGGCGCGTATTCCATCGCTCGCTTCAGGCGCGCGATGTCGCGCAGCAGCAGTGCGTCCGAGCGTGGCCGCGCAAAGATCACCCAGCGATCGGAGACCGTCAGCTGATCGCTCGCATCCTGCAGCGTGACTGCCGAGTCGGGCACGGTGGGCCGATAGATCCCTTGCGGATCGAGCTGCGAGCTGATGGCGCTGAGAATCGGCTCGAAGCTCTCGGGCTGGAAGGGCGAAAGCTCACCACCGCGCTCGATCGTCTCCAGCAGCCGCTCGGCGTTGTCACCGGCCAAAGTCGCGGCCGATGTCAGCGCCTCGAATGCCGCGAGATTGACCGTTGCGCCGACCATGCGGGGCCGGATCCGAATTTCGCTGTCGGAGTTTTCGAGAACCTCGATCTCGACCAGGCGTTCGAGCAGCGGCAGATCCAGCTCATGGCCCTGTCTTCGCCATCGTGATACGCCGACACCCCATACGATCTCGCAGCTCCGATCGCTGCCGCCTGCTCCCGCCACGCGGGCCATCTCGCGCAGCCGTCGGTGGACCGCGATGGTCTGACGACGTGGTCGTTCCGCAGTGGCCCACGCGGCCCACGAGTCGGCGAGATAGCGATCAAGACGCTCGACGATGTCCGGGCGCTGCTCCAAGTGCAATCGCACGTTCCAGAGCCGGGCGGACGCGTCGTGCGCAATCGCCGGCGAGCAATGCTCGGCTCGTGCGTGCCCCGCCGCGATCAGCCGATCCTTCTCCGCCTCATGCACCGTTGTCGTGACGCGCTGCCGAACCAGCGGGCGGCGGTCCGGATCGGCCGACACCTCGATCCACATCGCCAGATCGGAAATCACGGCGGGCGGATCGGTGGCGACGAGCCGTTCGACGGAAAGCCACACGGGGCCATCCGCGTCGAAGGTATTTTGGGTGATGCCGGGCAGTTTCTCCAGCTCGTGCTGATGGAAAACGAAGCGATGACCGCCCCCAAGCCGATGGTCGGACAAACGTTCGACCACGCGTGCGTTGTGCCGAACGATCTTGGTGAGATAGCCAAGAACATTCTGCAACGGTCCGACCGCCGGCTCCAACCGATGGACAGCGTTCATAATGCCTCCCCGAGGATAGCGGCGAGTAAGCGAAGCAATCGGTTCATCCCAATTCCCGGTCCTGACGTTCGTCCCGCTTTGCGGCGAACTCGGTCGCGCGCGTCAAGACCATAAGAGGTACACTCGAACATTAACGGTCCTGGCGTGGCTTGTGATGCCAGTCGATCCCGGTACTCGCGGGCATACTCCAGCGAATGGCAGCCAAACCCGCACTAATCGATCGACAATAGGATTACGTAATGCGGCGTAATGATGAGAGGGAGACCGAGAGCTGCTCGAAATGCAAAATCGAGCCAACTGATTTGTTATCGTTTCAATAACTTTCGCATTTGGTCCGAGTCCGCCGTTTAGAATCTATTTAAATCAGCACCATCTGTTTGCGGAGCGACTGCCTTGATCGTGCGCGACAGGTCGTCGCATGGGTCTCGACGACATCTCCATCAGCAGATCATGCGCAGTCTCGCCGCAATCGAGCAGCCTTCGCTCCCACTTTATCGTTGAATTCCAGTGCCCGGTCCGAACCGCGCCACGGAGGGAACGCAATTCGTCATGGCGCGCCTCGATCGCTGACGAAGTGTGGCGTAGTTCGGTACGTCACGCCTCAGACGCACAAATACATCTCTACGCTGTATCGACCGACGTCATGCTCGCGATATTTGTAATGATCAACAATCAGTAAGTAGTGAAAGTACTTACTCCCGACAACGACGGCCGTCAGCGCGACCGCCGGTGCCAGGCGCGCCATCGCCGAACAACGGGCTCCGCACGTCGCCGCCCAAGTGCTGACACGTGAGCATCGCCTGCGAGCCCAAGTATCGACATTGCCGGTTTCTAACGCAAATGGCTCGCAGATGCGCGTGGCAGGGTTCACCGCGACGCGGGTGAAGGGGCGTGCGTCCGCGCGTCAATTATGGGGAGGTTCAACTGATGGTCTTGATTAGCTGCAAGGGGAGACGCGTTGATTGCACCGTGTCTTCACACGGCGATAGTTCGGTTTTCGGCCATGGCATTCGTGCGGTTCGCAGCCGCGGCAAGCTGTTGTCGTCGCTGCTGGCCGCCGTCTCGACAGTGGCGCTGAGCGCGGCGTCGGCCCAGGCCGCCGAAAATGCGCCGCCACGGTCGACCGATGGAGCGGCTGCCGTCAAGGCGCTGATGGCGAAGATCGACTCCATGGAGCAGCGCATCAACAACCTTCAGGTTGAGCTCAAGGACGCGAAAGCCAAGAAGACAACCGGCGTCGGGCAGTCCGCATCGCTCGCGTCCAGGCGTCCGGCCGAAGCGATGGCGCTTGCCAATTCCGCCAGGGCGTCCGATCCCGCGCAGTCCTCCAAGTCCGCCGGCGACGCCATGGCGTTCGCCGGTGCGAAGGACTCCAAGGCCAGCGAGAAGACGGCCGACGGCGCGCAGTCGCCCTCCCCGTCATCACGGCTGGCAGCGGCGTTCGCCGATTCCGATCCCAAGCCCAGATTCATGCCGGTAGCCGATCTCAAGGCCCCGCCCCAGGCCTCCAACAAGGACCTGTTCGGCGCCGCGCCATCGCCGGTCGCGGGCATGAAGATCGGCATGTACGGCGAGATCAAGTTCGGCTCGATACAGAATCCCGACGCCAACGGCCAGTGGCAGAACGGATTCGACATGGCACGCCTGGTGCTGCTGCCCACCTACCAGGTCAGCGACTCCATCACCTTCAATGCAGAGCTGGAGTGGGAGCACGGCGGCACCGCATTCGACAACGACGACAAGCTGCATGGTGCAGTCGAGGTCGAGCAGGCCTTCTTCGACATCAAGTTCAGCGACTACTTCACTCTGCGCTCACCGGGCGTCGATCTGATCCCGATCTCCTTCACCAATCTCTATCATGAGCCGACGCTGTTCTACAGCGTAGCGCGCCCGGAACTGGCCAACGGCCTGATCCCGACGACCTGGTATGCGCCCTCGATGGGCTTCCACGGCAAGATCGTCGACGGCTTGAGCTATCAGTTCCAGGTCAGCCAAAGCGCCGAGGATTTCGGCGACAGTTTCGACCATCGTGGCGACAATGGCCACATCAATTCCGGCGGCTATGCGGGCGGCATCAACGGCACGGATGCGCTCGGCCTCTCGAAAGCGCCGATCGGCGACAACCGGCAGCTCAGCAATCAACTCGCCTATACATTGCGGCTGAGCTACACGCCATCGTTCCTGCCCGGCTTCGCCGGCAGCTCGGCGATCTACTATTCGCCGGACGTCACGCCGCGCGGCGCCTATGCGACCCAACCCGACGGCACCGAGGTCCCACTCGGCAAGAACGCGATGACCATCTTCGATACCGAGGCTCGGT encodes:
- a CDS encoding helicase yields the protein MNAVHRLEPAVGPLQNVLGYLTKIVRHNARVVERLSDHRLGGGHRFVFHQHELEKLPGITQNTFDADGPVWLSVERLVATDPPAVISDLAMWIEVSADPDRRPLVRQRVTTTVHEAEKDRLIAAGHARAEHCSPAIAHDASARLWNVRLHLEQRPDIVERLDRYLADSWAAWATAERPRRQTIAVHRRLREMARVAGAGGSDRSCEIVWGVGVSRWRRQGHELDLPLLERLVEIEVLENSDSEIRIRPRMVGATVNLAAFEALTSAATLAGDNAERLLETIERGGELSPFQPESFEPILSAISSQLDPQGIYRPTVPDSAVTLQDASDQLTVSDRWVIFARPRSDALLLRDIARLKRAMEYAPGSECCLDALAHLLLGAPDHEAKDRLRRRLSGVIGDPIDIAPVAQVTADQGDLFFPLPTNSDQMEIVRQLRRSDGLVVQGARGPDRTAAIANLVCHHLALGLRVLVVSRNESALAHLSEKLPRAIRELTVELTGSDKQVLKHAETVVSRLLSIVDTMDLRAQAEQINRLERDIIATSYEISRLDDDVADIASRSLPRSSGASDLPPDALTTLIADRDAYAWFTDRPSRFLSETDLLASAVDQASQARLRLAGDLKYVDDDLPEIASLPDAATVMRLHKDLQSTAERLDGESRDSRLTRDVIATLGSEEADKLAGDLDALAAAHRVIADDPWLAALSPVGAHADETSVDGAALVDFARDASSLLSRRAGFLARPVETPADAFANQELLTIVERLSVGERPFATFSLPGRGLKQTVDAITLAGFAPKTAADWGHVRDYLTWRRHLHSLNARWRLLAAEIGAPTPEPESSHTFHGHERIIKCVEVAIVMAALAKRNVLTTVPKLSMPDGEVAELLGDGRRLTALAAAVRNAASRLAHQRSELTRLNQLFSGCGALAADVEADVLSQIGRDDVDPREIEKRWIAIRSRLQALHDRRQDVELLDEVCRTLTEAGAGEFARRIRSEPADQEGGDPVLVADWIMAWNWAVLMRQTDGVGQHQRLRDLSDQRVALEMRLRELLEQVVVARMHLGFAQNTSSNVRQALTVFMITLRKMAATCSGPTACRLRQVAREALESCYEGIPCQLMPAWRVAEQLPARLGAFDLVVIDDASQSDLRELTAMLRGRKVVVIEDDRRTGEIVEQADRSIEAIEHAVLRSVPVAIRQFLLPGAALCDLVKLLFPDRMIRLREHARRVDPVALPSTASWPQSAEPQAPSGGAYPAASALAGSAEGHLPSMSSAPRPAYSLEDEIATVAESLSFARASRGQRDEPTISMEGPAPDWLSNRTGGSTPSNEARGSARGAAHDEPAAAASAAAPAPPAWLQPAVSVTAAGNETHHGADRLADSALSPLDDAPAAATVTVVANEAERPGKTETRPASEPVRRPAGIDHSPLSAPWRPRLDDIAKRPRRSLRRRVMAAAAVVAVMMVATSIYYWQPAANRITTSWHAVLNQLPVSWNAASPAAALAAGTEPRKVTAERMMPNGKSAAGGDGAAEAIMSHAVLYQEDPQDPHGKRYLGTVTWHVEPAAGSVPASIKGDVEIDKRMKATLSLRPNLENEMPASHLMEVKFNWPDDPTHVGVDSLKGVSMKARESGRGAPLSALTAKVTPEFFMIALSAGDVDTKRNVLLLKGKEWIDIPIVYSGGSRAVLAIEKGADGERAFKDAFAAWGQ